ggatacgccagtgggaattccggtccccgccgctagccggttggggaccggaccgggatgccaaaggctgtctgggcatgctgggagttgtagttttgcaacatctggagggtcacagtttagagaccactattacagtggtgcccaaactgtagccctccagatgttgccaaactaaaactctcagcatgcctagactgcccaggcatgctgggagttgtagttctataacatctgtcccttcagattttgcaattttcatgaaaactttgaaaattgctgctatattttgaagccctctaattttttcaaaaagtacaaatatgtccattttatgatgtcaacataaagtagacatatcgtatttgtgaatcaatataaaaaaaaatttggaatatcaattttccttacaagcaaagagcttcaaagttagaaaaatgctaaattttcatgaaacttggggatttttcatcaagaaaggatgcaagtaacaacgaaaatttaccactaacataaagtagaatatgtcacgaaaaaactatctcagaatcagattaatcggtaaaagcatcccagagttattaatgcacagtggtcagaattgcaaaaaagggctgcgtccttaaggtgaaaatgagctgcgtccttaaggggttaaacactgatTTTCTCTGGGTCAGACTGGTTATCACATGGCAAAGTTATGGTAATAACATGTATTAATGGCACTATAGAACTAGTGATGTTTAGTgtgcaaaaaaaatatgttttaggtTTTCTCGCCATAACATACAGATTGAAATTCCTGAAACTCAGGATTAGTAACCAGCAAAGTTCGACTATAGTTCTGAATATCTGATTATCCTTCTAGAAGGTCTAAGACAGTTTTCCAAacactcttgcaaaactacagctcccagcccggacagcctttgggaaGAATTCCAACCATcaggatcccctgcgatctccagcccAGCGACCCGGCTCTCCCCATAAATGTAGCTGTGATGACCACAGTGGCCGacactcctcctccatgtatctctataggagagctggagatacacaaacACTTTATCtcagtctctcccatagagatgcatggaggggaagTGTCGGCCACCACTTTGTGCTGTAGTCGATACAGCTACATTCATGGGGAGaggttgtggataggggatacgttttcataaactggactactcctttaacaaaatGCTTTGCAGGTCCAGGCAATATAACGGTATATAGAGAGACAGTTGGAAAGGAATAAATGTTACAGTGACAAATGCTGTTTATTACATGTTTAAATACAAACCCGATAAAAAAACAAAGGCATCCAGTATATgtcaaaaaatacataaaaaacttttttttttctcttttgcttttcttaaaaaaaatatttaaaaatattaaaaatcacgcgtggacaaaaaaaaaagtctcttttTGAAATACAAAGTTCCTGGAAGTGAGAACAGATCTCTTCCTTCATAGTTAGTACTCTCCCATAATGTATAGGTTAAAAAAAGTGTCTGTAAACAATCACATTAGAAAAGTCTTTGAAGCAATGGAATTGTCCCTTTCATGTCAACTTCAAAGGGTAAACCGGCATGGAGATACTACACAGTAGTTTCATGTTTCCATAGACCAGTCCTAACATTTCCATTGCTGTCTGTGTTTATAGGTGGCTCCTCAGTCACTTCATTTTTAGCGGGTTCACTCTGGACAGCCAAATTTAGACCATATGACTTCTGCTGACTTTCAAGTTCCACAGCAATGGGTTCCCTCAAAATGTCTTTTTTGTGGTTTGCGGACGGAGGCTTTTCCATATTTCTGCTATACCTAGGAAGAGTACTTCCAGCGTCACTACTGTCTTGATGTACTTGGTTAAAATGGCGCTCCCTGTAGGCCAAATAAGCCCTTCGACTTCGAGAGTGTCCTTCTAAGTAGCTCTGACGGCTTTTTGGTACAGCATTTTGTACACTTCCATCAACGCTGGTGGGAACGTCATATGCATATTCCCTAAGAACGGTGAGCCTACTAGATCGGTGTTTACTTCTGTTTTTGTGATGCCTGGACGGGTGACCATTGGGACGATACTGCACCTCGACTGGTGCAACGTGCATCTTTATATCATTATCTAAGGAATGTTCAGTCAAGCTATTGTCAAGCTGGGGTGGCGTGTTGACCGGTAAAGGGTTTGTGTTACATTGCGCTGCGGCTGCTTGTAAATTAGTCAACTTGCAGCCCTGTGAGGAGTTTTTGACACTGGATGCGCTTTTATTCGTACATGAAGACTCAGCGCTGCTGTTCGTACACTTTGGGGCATCACCGTTGGCACCAGAAGAGTTGGAAGGTGGGACATTAACTTGCACCGAATATGTGCTCCTACCAGGGCAGAAAGTATTGATTAATGCCCGCCTCACGTCTTCCCTGTTCATACAATGGTGTACGACTAAAAAGGCACCGAGGCTTAAACAAGTCACTCCGAAAAAGCAACTAAATACCAGGTCCATTGGATAATACAAGGAAACGGATAAAGCACCACATATCCAAAGGAAAACATATAAGAACAAAGTAAGGCTAGCGCCAAGAAGCTGGGCTTGGAATGTCTGCTCATTCTCCAATGCGGATGTAGAGACCAAGGACACTGAAAGTGAATCTTGCTGGTTTCCCTCCCCGCTTTCACTGGTGGCCAATCGCTGCTGTTCCTCAGTTTGCTCCTTCAGTTCAAAGACTCTGTCGGGATGACGTTTCAGCTGGATGAATATACTGAGGAAGTACATGCAGTTTATAAATACGATGAAACTGGCAGGACCATAGAAGGCGCCAAGGCTGGGTTCCCATGCCATCCAGCAACTAGAAACAGAAAACACAGCATTGGTGTTAGAACTATTGCCACAACATTATATCGTAAGCCCTGTTCACATCTGGGTTGCAGTCTCTGTGGTAAATTATTGGCAAAAATACTGaacaaaaataaagtagaatgcaTTGCTACATCTTGTCTGGTAAAATGTTGGACAACCGCGAGACCTATTATAGATTCAAGGTGATCTATTAGTAGTGCAGGTTTCCATCATTTAAAggtgttaaaggagatgtccggtgctcatttttcttattttatccattccgggctgaaaaataaaagaaaacacactctctcttacctgccaacgagcccccggagctccggtacactccggtacaggtgttcggtccccgggctgtattcttcttacttcctgttagcccggcacgtcacacggagcttcaacctatcaccggccgcagcgatgtcccgcctcggccagtgataggctgaagctccgtgtgacgtgccgggctaacaggaagtaagaagaatacagcccggggacagaacgcctgtaccggagcaccgggggagcgtatgcaggtaagagaaagcttattttctttttttttgcagcccggaacggatacaataagaaaagtgagcaccggacatgtcctttaagtaaaataaaaaataaaaaaaaatgatccccTGTCTACAGACCACTGCGATCTCTAGAACGTGCCTTAACTCTCAGAGAGAGTGCATGCTATAGACGTCAtacgctccattaatttctattggAATACCAAACAGATACTTAAGTACAGCACAAAGGAATCTCCACGCTTCCACAGAAATTAATGTAGCACATGCCATCTGCAGCACATACTCGCTCTGAGAGTctgggccctgttctggagatctcaggggtcccagtggtctgacACCCTCACGATCagatagctgtttttttttttattagacaagCCTTTTAACAGATCAGGGACAATTGTCATTTTCAATGTTCTGCTTCTATGACAAAGCAGAACAATGAAAAAGCTTAAACGCAGATGTGAAGGTGCTCTAAAAATCACTTTTCGTACTTGGACCAAGTATGGGACACTTACTAAGGGGCAGTCGGCTGGCTCCCGTAGTTTCTGATGTTTGCCGCTGCAGTTATTCCACATACAATAACAGGAATGCCACCTCCAATGAGATAGAAcctaaaaagagaagaaaaacaaaGGATATGAATAAATGACTCCAACAAAAATATTAACCAAAACACAACCCAACACGAGGAACAAGTCAATGTAAACAACCGCTTCCTTAATGGCTTCCTCCTTCTGTTGAATTGCTGACTTATTTGACTTCATTGAAACTTCCTTTAAGCAAACATGACCATTTCATTCATCACTTTCACgcatgtatatacaatgtgacaaGTATTTTTCTTGGATACAATCCAAATGTTACAGTGTAAAGGGGATAAGGTAAAAATAGATAATGGAGGTGCTGTTAGAGGGTTTTGCACCACcttaccacatgtttttttttcctgcttgtaCAAGTATTTAGATTTCTGACACATACCGTATATTATTACTAACCTCAGCATTGGTCTGGGAGGGGGAGGGAGCTCATCTGGATCCTGACAGCGCTTGGCTTTCTTGGTAACTTGCTTGTATATGTTGCGGGCTGTGACTCCCACCCACAGCACAGTGGCCAGTGTACAGTAATGCAGTAGAATCCCGATCTATaaagcaataaaataaaaaaatagctaAAAATTTCCAATGAACTTGTTTTTATGTTTGCAGTATTGAGATCCATACTCTTGCTTAGATAACATTAAGAGATTGCTAGGGATTACTAAAAGTCAGACCCCACTGATTTAATAGTGATGATCTatagcagtgtgtctccagctgttaccaaaccacaactccaagcatgctggtagctgtggtcttgatacagctggagacacactccttggaaaacactggtctatcggATAATGGTCTTACAATTTTAACTGGTTTACTGCCCCTAAAAAGGGGAACAAATCCTAAACATGTTTGATGAGGTGTTTCTCCAACATCATCTTCTATTTGTAAGTTTTTAAGAAGCCTGCCAacctgtaatatattttttaaccccttaatgacatcggacgtaaatgtacgtcatggtgcggtgggACTTAACGCACTATACATTTATGTCATGTACATGACTGTGAGCACCGGACCAGTGCGcacatcatgcatggcaggtcccggctgctgtcaacagccagggacccgccggtattggcggacatccgcgatagcACTCATATCCGCCATTAACACCTTAGATGCCGTATGGATGTTCATATCGCCCAGGGagctgcagcggggatccaatcatctataACGGCGGCCTGAggtccccctcacctgcctccttctgtctccgggggtcttctgctctggtctgagatcgagcagactagagcagaagatcgccgataatactgatcagtgctatgccctatgcatagcactgaacagtattagcaatcaaatgattgcagtaaatagtttcctatgaggacataaaaagtgtaaaaaataaataaataaaagtttaaagaaattgaaaaatccccaatAAAATAGTaatttgtccctttttcccattttacccccaaaaagcgttaaaaaaaaaaatatatataaacatatttggcatcgctgcgtgtgtaaatatcccaacttTATGGaggtttttaaatataattttttttttttgcattttacaaGTTTTCCttgttttatatagttttttttttttttttttttagttcatatTGTATATATCAAGGGATAAAATGACTTAGTATTGGCTAGAGCCAACACGGGATCTGTGGCTGTGATTACACAAATCCGGTGTTCTGTGGTAGGTTTGTTATTTTCTGTGGTAGATTAGTTGTTCATCATTTCATGCAGTATCTAATTATGCACTTTATATTGAATAAAGCGGCGGTGCTTGTGAATAATCTAGATCATGTGACGATCATATGGTATGTATCAGGTGACTGACTGGGCTGATCTGGAGTTTGCAATCATGTGACTGATATAGGACTAAACCAAAgtctgtaattagagatgagcgaacttacagtaaattcgattcgtcacaaacttctcggctcggcagttgatgccttttcctgcataaattagttcagctttcaggtgctccgatgggctggaaaaggtggatacagtcctaggagactctttcctaggaatgtatccaccttttccagcccaccggagcacctgaaggctgaactaatttacgcaggataagtcatcaactgccgagccgagaagtttgtgacaaatcgaatttactgtaagttcgctcatctctatctgtaATCATGAGACGGAGTTTGCTGCAATTGTGAGGTTGCATATCATTAGAATTAATTTGTAGTTATTTAACTGTGACTGGGTTCTATTATGCAGGAAAtggatttacataggactgcatactAAATAGGCAGTTTATTGGGAACAGTTGCATACAGTATTGGGGTTTGAGCGCCCAGGGGGTGTGATCCATGGCCTCCACCCCATGTGGAGTTTTTTTCCCTTTCATGGGCATATTTTAATTGATTTacggcaggggtctcaaactatggccctccagatgttgcaaaactacaacccccagcatgcccggacagccgttggctgtccgggcatgctgggagttgtagttttgcaacatctggagggccacagtttgagaccactgatttacagGGTTTCTGTGTATTGTGTATCATGTGTAATTATTAAAGCATtgtatatttcattatttttttgaaCAATAGTTAAGACAATCATTTCATAGTCAGTCCAGAAGCAAATTAAACCAAAATAATGTTGATTTAATAGGGTTTTAACAGCGATTCTTTGCTATATATGGACCCTTAAAAAAGTCATTTGCATGGTTAGTTAGGGTTGAGAATATACCAACATATATACTTTATACTTACTGCCTGACAAACACGGGCATTTTTAGTCTGGTTTATGCCTCCCACATACACTGCGCCGGTCAGGAAGATGTGAAGACTGAGGTTAACCAACATGTGCCAGGTCTTAAGGCTAACACGAATCacgctgaaaaataaaacacCATGTATACTGAATGGATTCTGCTACAAACTGGAAAAGCTGGTCACTGCGATTAGCAAAGCTAAGAAAGGGTTTCTTATAATAAAAACCTCACCGCCCTCTACAACAGTCATGGTGCACTACAACATTTTAGGAATCTGATCCAGAGATAAGGGAGTGTCAGcttctgggacttaaaggggttatccaggcaaaaacttttttttatatatcaactggctccggaaagttaaacagatttgtaaattacttctattaaaaaaaatcttaatccttccaatagttattagcttctaaagttgagttgttgttttctgtctaactgctttctgatgactcacgtcccgggagctgtgcagttccctatggggatattctcccatcatgcacagctcccgtgacgtgacatcatcattgagcagctaGACAGAAAACTACAGaagaactattggaaggattaagattttttaatagaagtaatttacaaatctgtttaactttccggagccagttgatatataaaaaaaagtttttgcctggaatacccctttaacatcaacaAAATACAATAAATCATGATTCTGAGACTGATTTGTgagaaactccaaaatattgtgaaaaccttttttttttgggtgtttaCTGTACTGCAAAAATGATGTTCTCTTTACTCTGTGGGTCAGTAAGATTATGgtgatttatatagcttttttttgttctttttccttttcacaacaaaattatttttccttttcttttttctgttgccatgttctgacagccataacttttttttaaatgttttgttcTTAGCTtactatttggccaaatagtgtgtacaaTCCAAAAATACAAGATGAGATGACTTCGGTTGGGACAGAAGCTACACTATAGATATGCCTCTCTTGGCCTAGCCTTCATGTTCTGGGCATGTAAGATCCAGCTATTTCCTAtttaaaaacaccaagtggaatgAGTGGAGAGCACGAACCAAGATAGATGCAGCCACTCCCTCCACTGGGTGTTTTTAAGTAGGGAATAGATGCCCAGAATCTGTAGGGTTAGTGCTAGCCCAAAAGAGGCATATCTATAATGTAGGgtcctacagcagtgttatattacACATACATCTTAGTGCTaccagtgtgctgctgtaattcttttATTCGTACTTGTAGTGTATGTGCtgaccaatttttttatttattttttattgagaaTGGGGCATTCATTAAAAttatactttatatatttatttatttatgtataaaaatgtttataCACTTTGACAGTTATACTGTGCATATTATAACCTATAGTGTTTAAACTGACAAACAGCCTCAGGACGCCATCtgttggcctcctgctgccatggcaaccatggaGACCCCGCAAGTGCATTGCGGGGTCACCGATGGAAGACAGGAGGAAGCCCCCTCCCCTCTGTCAATCCTACAAATGCTATGACTGATGCGATTAACAGCCTGGTACTGCCACCGATCTCCTGCGACGTGCGATATACActacatatgcatacgtccttgaGAAGGAAGAGGTTAAAAGGGATCATAACTGCCACTCCGCAACTTTTTTCTCAAAAAATATGATcgagatacatatatatctatatatatatatatatatatatatatatatatatatatatatctctatctatctatctatatatctatatacagtgatccctcaacttacaatggcctcaacatacaatggtcttttctggaccattgtaacttgaaaccagactcaacatacaatgacaatctggacaaagacagtccagatctgtgaaacttgtcaatgggcgggagaactgatcaatcagaatgggcaatttactggtaaaacccctgtattactgaagtgcatgcactgactggtgtctggtagcgccccctacagtacagagaggtattacatgttctgtacacgttacctgtaccagggttagctgctcctttggacaccaggtgagggagactccatgttttttttttttttttttaaaggacattgcgtgttctgtacaggaccccgaagaagctcccgtcctctacatagaccagtgtttcccaagcagggtgcccccagctgttgcaaaactacaactcccagcatgcccggacagccaaaggctgtccgggcatgctgggagttatagttttgcaacagctggaggctccctgctaggaaaacactgacatagacagtaattacagctcccagcagatctttcttagttTTATGtgttttgctttatctatattagttatcttcttatttttctttaattctcactttttcctatttttggatgacattttggggctttagaaccaattaccaggtttccatagagttatggtctcaagatacgatggtttcaacatacaatggtcgtcctggaaccaattaatattgtaacttgagggaccactgtatatatatatatatatatatatatatatatatatatgtgtgtgtaacttCCTTTAGGACAGTGTTCCACAAGCCACACACTGAGCAACACAGCTTCAGGGTTTTATTCATATTCTATAGACTGATCACAGTTTTTCCAAAGGCTCCTAGGTATAAATCTGAAGCCAAACATTCAAATTTGTGCAACAGAAGTGCTTAAGATGTACGGTGGATCAGTAAAAGGGACTAGGACTCATCAAAGGAGCCTTGGCTTTCCTGCATGGAATTTATATAAGTCTGTGACTGCATTTTCTGCATTGTGAATTGTGAATTGACATCTGCATAGAACATTTCTGATGCATGTGAACAGGGTGGTAGTAACACCATTCACTTATGGTGGTGGACTGTCTTTGTCAATTGTATCATGGATACATTAGAAGCAGACAGTGTAACATACCTGTGATAATACAAGTAACTGATGATCATCAGCAGCAAGCACAGAAGCAGCACCACTGCAGATGCATATACCACAGGATGTAACAGAGTCACAGGGTGGGTGTAGATCTCCGCTCCAGTAAGATCCTGTACAGAAAAGGGAACATTAAAAAGAAGCTTAAATAAATTATCCACAATTAGAAAAGACCATCTGCGTTAGCACCATTATTGTCCACTGTGTGTGTCtgacaagcttaaaggggtagtccagtggtgaaaaacttatcccctatcctaaggataggggataagtttgagatcgcggggggtccgaccgctggggtcccctgctatctctctgtacgggggccaggctctccggccagatagcgggtgtcgaatcccgcacgaagcggcggctgacacgccccctcaatacatctctatggcggagccggagattgccgaaggcagcgcctcggctctgccatagagttgtattgagggggcgtgtcggccgccgcttcgtgcggaggtcgacacgcccccttcccgcgggctgtcagggctccgtacaagagatcacagggggccccagcggtcggaccccccgcgatctgcaacttatcccctatccttaggataggggataagttgttcaccactgagtcaccactggactactcctttaaccctatTCCCTTTACTCTAAGGACATGTGCTTGGCGAAAACCTTACCATTAATACAGCATAGTTGCTGAGTGTATGACACTGTATTGTAGTGATATTCTCATCGGATGCTATGATACTGCAGCCTTCTGACTTCCATCCACCATGTCCGTTAAGAAGGTCAAAATCCCATTGGGCGGCCACAGGGTCTTTCCCATGAGCAATGCGGCGGAGTGTGATGTTAATAGGCACACTGGGAGGGTTCTTGTTTGgaccatctaaaaaaaaaaaaaaaaaaaaaaaaggggggggggggggcggggtacaAAAGAGGATACAAAACCATAAGTGTCAAAGTGGTCAGCTGCTTGCAGTCCCACAGAGCATTTGGACATCTGGATGGTGTGACAgaatggattgcaactcaaagttTTCAACAAACCATGTTCTCCACCATCACTATCCCATCTAATGGATATTAAGAATCACTGAAAGAAAGCAACATCATAGTGGGCTTTAATGATAATGAATAAATAGTTCAACACAAACCTAGCTTGGCAAGGATGACAGGAGTCACCACAGAGCGTCTCTTGCCATCATCGGCGAGGTTTGTGGCGTttcctgtggatggaaaaagctTTCCATTCCTAAATGCTATCAGCTGTAGCTTGTACACAAACTCATCCACCGCTCGCCTCTCACGCTTCTCTTTAGGTACAAACAGTGCAGCCGGAAGCTGGATCGAAGCCTCCACAACAGTGTTCTAagtaagaaaaaacaaacaaacacaaaagGGCTGGTGAACATCActacatatatctatctatctatatattttcatcataggtatatctcaactatgagagatatgacaaaaaaatccataaaatcacattgtctgatttttaaagaatttatgtgcaaattatggtggaagcatttggtcaataacaaaagttcatctcaatactttgttatataccctttcctggcaatgacagaggtcaaacattttctgcaagtcttcacaaggttttcacacactgttgctggtattttggcccattcctccatgcagatctcctctagagcagtgatgttttggagcaaacgctgggcaacatggactttcaactccctccaaagcgtTTCTatcggttgagatctggagactggctaggccactccaggaccttgaaatgcttcttacaaagccactccttcgttggccgggtggtatgtttgggatcattgtcatgctgacagacccagccacgtttcatcttcaatgcccttgctgatggaaggaggttttcactcaaaatctcatgatacatggccacattcattctttcctttacacggatcagtcgtcctggtcccccaaagcatgatgtttccacctccatgcttcacagtaggtaaggtgttctttggatgcaacccagcatttagagatgagtgaagttaaagagattcgattcctcacgaacctcgcggctcggcagttgctgactttagcctgcataaattagttcagctttcaggtgggctggaaaaggtggatacagtcctaggagactctctcctaggactgtatccaccttttccagtccaccggagcacctgaaagctgaactaatttatgcaggataaaatcagcaactgccgagccgcgaggtttgtgacgaatcgaatctctgtaacttcgctcatttttaccagcattctttctcctccaaacacgaagaGTTGAATTTTTACCCAaacgttctactttggtttcatctgaccatatgacattctcccaatactttctggatcatccaaatgctctctagcaaacttcagacgagcCTAGacttgtactggcttaagcaggggaaaaaatctggcactgcatgatttaagtccctggcggcgtagtgtgttactgatggtagcctttgttactttggtcctagctctctgcaggtcattcactaggtccaccTGTATGGttatgggatttttgctcactcttcttgtgatcattttgacaccacggggtgagatcttgcatggagcaccagatcgagggagattatcagtggtcttgtatgtctttcattttctaataattgctcccacagtcgaTTTCGTCACACCaagttgcttgcctattgcagattcagtcttcccagcctggtgcaggtctacaattttgtttctggtgtccttcgacagctctttggtcttggccatagtggagtttgcagtgtgactgtttgaggttgtggacaggtgtattttatactgataagttcaaacaggtgccattaatacaggtaacgagtggaggacagaggagactcttctaaagaagttacaggtctgtgagagccagaaatcttgcttgtttgtaggtgaccaaatacttattttccaccataatttgcaaacacacacacacattattttatataacatatatatatatatatatatatatatatatatatatatacatacacacacacacacacacacacacacaag
Above is a genomic segment from Hyla sarda isolate aHylSar1 chromosome 1, aHylSar1.hap1, whole genome shotgun sequence containing:
- the ADGRA3 gene encoding adhesion G protein-coupled receptor A3 isoform X1, producing the protein MAGMEAPGLALIALLSLVTCEWALPPGCKQDGRPRGTAGRTPGTGGEGAKVVCSSLDTGRTLPLGVLPNRTSTLILNSNKITELKNASFEGLNFLERLDLRNNFISTLEPGAFWGLSSLKRLDLANNRIGCLNADIFKGLPNLVRLNLSGNLFSSLPQGTFANLVALKSLEFQTDYLLCDCNLLWMLRWIKAKNVTVRETKCSYPKSLQGQSITAVKPEQLTCDSPLELPSFYMTPSHRQVVFEGDSLPFQCMASYIDQDMQVLWYQDGKIVETDESQGIIVQKNMIHNCSLIASALTISNIQAGSTGNWGCRVQSRRGNNTRTVDIVVLESSAQYCPVDRVINNKGDFRWPRTLAGITAYVLCTRYSAGGGIYPGNQQDDIRAWRRCDRGGFWAEDDYSRCQYANDVTRVLYMFNQMPLNVTNAVATAKQLLAYTVEAANFSDKMDVIFVAEMIEKFGRFADKYKELGDVMVDIASNIMLADEHVLLMAQKDARACTRIVQCLQRIASYRLANGAQVYSTYSPNIALEAYVIKPNQFTGMTCTVFQKLAASDRTVIADFGRRDPDGNLDKQLSFKCNMSSTFSVVALKNTVVEASIQLPAALFVPKEKRERRAVDEFVYKLQLIAFRNGKLFPSTGNATNLADDGKRRSVVTPVILAKLDGPNKNPPSVPINITLRRIAHGKDPVAAQWDFDLLNGHGGWKSEGCSIIASDENITTIQCHTLSNYAVLMDLTGAEIYTHPVTLLHPVVYASAVVLLLCLLLMIISYLYYHSVIRVSLKTWHMLVNLSLHIFLTGAVYVGGINQTKNARVCQAIGILLHYCTLATVLWVGVTARNIYKQVTKKAKRCQDPDELPPPPRPMLRFYLIGGGIPVIVCGITAAANIRNYGSQPTAPYCWMAWEPSLGAFYGPASFIVFINCMYFLSIFIQLKRHPDRVFELKEQTEEQQRLATSESGEGNQQDSLSVSLVSTSALENEQTFQAQLLGASLTLFLYVFLWICGALSVSLYYPMDLVFSCFFGVTCLSLGAFLVVHHCMNREDVRRALINTFCPGRSTYSVQVNVPPSNSSGANGDAPKCTNSSAESSCTNKSASSVKNSSQGCKLTNLQAAAAQCNTNPLPVNTPPQLDNSLTEHSLDNDIKMHVAPVEVQYRPNGHPSRHHKNRSKHRSSRLTVLREYAYDVPTSVDGSVQNAVPKSRQSYLEGHSRSRRAYLAYRERHFNQVHQDSSDAGSTLPRYSRNMEKPPSANHKKDILREPIAVELESQQKSYGLNLAVQSEPAKNEVTEEPPINTDSNGNVRTGLWKHETTV
- the ADGRA3 gene encoding adhesion G protein-coupled receptor A3 isoform X2, whose protein sequence is MLRWIKAKNVTVRETKCSYPKSLQGQSITAVKPEQLTCDSPLELPSFYMTPSHRQVVFEGDSLPFQCMASYIDQDMQVLWYQDGKIVETDESQGIIVQKNMIHNCSLIASALTISNIQAGSTGNWGCRVQSRRGNNTRTVDIVVLESSAQYCPVDRVINNKGDFRWPRTLAGITAYVLCTRYSAGGGIYPGNQQDDIRAWRRCDRGGFWAEDDYSRCQYANDVTRVLYMFNQMPLNVTNAVATAKQLLAYTVEAANFSDKMDVIFVAEMIEKFGRFADKYKELGDVMVDIASNIMLADEHVLLMAQKDARACTRIVQCLQRIASYRLANGAQVYSTYSPNIALEAYVIKPNQFTGMTCTVFQKLAASDRTVIADFGRRDPDGNLDKQLSFKCNMSSTFSVVALKNTVVEASIQLPAALFVPKEKRERRAVDEFVYKLQLIAFRNGKLFPSTGNATNLADDGKRRSVVTPVILAKLDGPNKNPPSVPINITLRRIAHGKDPVAAQWDFDLLNGHGGWKSEGCSIIASDENITTIQCHTLSNYAVLMDLTGAEIYTHPVTLLHPVVYASAVVLLLCLLLMIISYLYYHSVIRVSLKTWHMLVNLSLHIFLTGAVYVGGINQTKNARVCQAIGILLHYCTLATVLWVGVTARNIYKQVTKKAKRCQDPDELPPPPRPMLRFYLIGGGIPVIVCGITAAANIRNYGSQPTAPYCWMAWEPSLGAFYGPASFIVFINCMYFLSIFIQLKRHPDRVFELKEQTEEQQRLATSESGEGNQQDSLSVSLVSTSALENEQTFQAQLLGASLTLFLYVFLWICGALSVSLYYPMDLVFSCFFGVTCLSLGAFLVVHHCMNREDVRRALINTFCPGRSTYSVQVNVPPSNSSGANGDAPKCTNSSAESSCTNKSASSVKNSSQGCKLTNLQAAAAQCNTNPLPVNTPPQLDNSLTEHSLDNDIKMHVAPVEVQYRPNGHPSRHHKNRSKHRSSRLTVLREYAYDVPTSVDGSVQNAVPKSRQSYLEGHSRSRRAYLAYRERHFNQVHQDSSDAGSTLPRYSRNMEKPPSANHKKDILREPIAVELESQQKSYGLNLAVQSEPAKNEVTEEPPINTDSNGNVRTGLWKHETTV